From the genome of Vicia villosa cultivar HV-30 ecotype Madison, WI linkage group LG2, Vvil1.0, whole genome shotgun sequence, one region includes:
- the LOC131653573 gene encoding DDT domain-containing protein PTM-like isoform X2: MKLPRKTKATELPPATEPPSATEPPPVPKRRGRPRKQRRAEDGTVTGVSKKPKPIVLIGRYVLKQFPKRARIGKVVSYKIGLYRVEFENRVSEDLDSSVIRKILLEDCEFDEDLIRRKKKLDERLLQKIDKAKEKEKKLSELRAENEKERDETGDVTDDSMDLGLEAEKRIELPTLDLPPKLQLPPSSRTIGVPDKYVSHLFSVYAFLRSFSFRLFLSPFTLDEFVGALNCRVSNTLLDAVHVSLMRALKRHLENLSAEGSKIASKCLRYSDWSLLDALTWPVFIIQYLTVNGYTKGSEWKGFYTEILCGEYYSLPASRKLMILQILCEEVLESEELKAEMNMREVLEVGKNYDDEDIPLAENGPQRVHQRHAKTADCQDEESLKSVSKLDAVNLPGNSEDEVDDNGDECRLCGMEGTLLCCDGCPAVYHSRCIGVMKMYIPEGAWYCPECKINMTGPTIARGTSLKGAEVFGTDLYGQLFMGTCDHLLVLNDSSSEFCLKYYNQNDIPEVIRVLYASMQHRHVYSSICTAILQYWNISESFLLPCCPNGVAISSEYSKIDENTSAALLPHVVENDHKGVSFGKPGNGLAFVNGICDDNMVPSLDASLVTSSPTSEASDNTITKESPSTDMKLQKETVTNSVLTVNHLSDTNSPNADKRSTAPILAKSSSVSNQFINQGHANDTGLPMNLSLQTKGDQTGFGKSKGNITNDFVYMGCSYKPQSYINYYMHGDFAASAAANLAILSSEDSRSEGHVTDLRRATSENANLMEKAFSLTVSRFVWPSSDKKLAEVPRERCGWCLSCKAPASSKKGCMLNHAAICATKSATRIFSGLAPVRSGEGISPTIATYVIYIEESLHGLIDGPFLNGNYRRQWCEQMERATSFNNIKPLLLKLEENIRSITFCGKWLKLTDEWLVESLTIQSATSIVGTTRTRASCDICRKQPIKYAVDPLRENFGWRNSKFTKSVFQKAALPKFMVRKAARQGGSKKILSIIYPDSGVSEIPKRSRQMIWRAAVQMCRNASQLALQVRYLDFHIRWTDLIRPEYSLQDGKVQDTEVSAFRNANICDKKREEGKTLYDIDFGSQKHIPSRVLKNAKIDQGPKGGKYWFFETRIPLHMIKEYEVSNEKEPSYKDNLNIASQWHKRRLNAIFTDIFSYLTHKRDNLDMPSCSVCKQDVFFRNALKCSTCKGYCHEGCSINPTFPTYTDVEFLTTCKQCYHTRLLAQKETNNKSLTSPLLSKGHEHSSLPILKGLKPKCDNQILLSTRAKDCRSDMEKVASCSSLESKSSRKKSWGIIWKKNNSEDSGLDFRLKKIILKRRTSLPQLEPVCQVCQNPYRPDLMYIGCETCTRWYHAEALELEESKIFSVLGFKCCRCRKIKSPACPYSQASKKQDSGADSGSGTLADASASEPDTPIFLAEEVSKCRTLGNGRASAPDTPIFPAEVVSKSRTLADARASERDTLIFPAEEVSKRKTLDDARASEPDTLIFPAEDVFKRRKLADTRASEPDTQIFPVEEVSERRTLADARTRIESNLVSRSGLQKMPTRSAFKPEGNSNGSFGGEISTKDEVDNLPAEVFPPFVEHDSLSAHYNLLNDSEIVDNEYTEFESLIESKLMDLDYGETYAPGDLSGFTKDSCTFDVPEELLASTSLKNNQEPTISSNQNVHSCTECSQTEPAPDLNCKDCPKWIHKKCSRWIESPSMLEEEWKCGDCRDWS; encoded by the exons ATGAAGCTTCCGCGAAAAACCAAAGCGACGGAACTGCCTCCGGCGACAGAACCGCCGTCGGCGACGGAACCACCGCCGGTTCCGAAGCGGCGAGGTCGACCGCGGAAGCAGAGAAGAGCAGAGGATGGAACGGTTACGGGTGTTTCGAAGAAGCCTAAGCCGATTGTATTGATTGGACGATACGTTTTGAAGCAGTTTCCAAAACGCGCTCGAATCGGAAAAGTTGTAAGCTACAAGATTGGTTTATATAGAGTCGAGTTTGAAAACCGTGTTTCTGAGGATTTGGATAGTAGTGTTATTAGGAAGATTCTTCTGGAGGATTGTGAGTTCGATGAAGATTTGATTCGGAGGAAGAAGAAATTGGATGAAAGGTTGTTGCAGAAGATCGATAAGgcgaaggagaaggagaagaaattGTCTGAATTACGTGCGGAAAATGAAAAGGAACGAGATGAAACGGGAGATGTAACGGACGATTCCATGGATTTAGGTTTGGAAGCTGAAAAACGGATTGAATTGCCAACGTTAGACTTGCCGCCGAAGTTGCAGTTACCACCGTCTTCGAGAACTATTGGTGTACCTGATAAATATGTTTCACACCTGTTTTCAGTTTATGCATTTCTAAGATCATTCAGCTTTCGATTGTTTCTGAGTCCGTTTACTTTAGATGAATTCGTTGGTGCGCTTAACTGTCGAGTATCAAATACATTGCTTGATGCTGTTCATGTTTCTTTGATGCGTGCTTTGAAACGTCATCTGGAAAATCTTTCGGCCGAGGGCTCGAAGATTGCATCAAAATGCCTTag GTACAGTGATTGGAGCTTGCTTGATGCATTGACTTGGCCTGTTTTCATAATTCAATATTTAACAGTTAATGGATACACCAAGGGGTCTGAGTGGAAAGGATTTTATACTGAGATTTTATGTGGTGAGTATTATTCATTGCCCGCAAGTAGGAAGTTAATGATATTGCAAATTCTCTGCGAAGAGGTTTTGGAGTCCGAGGAGCTGAAAGCTGAAATGAACATGCGTGAAGTATTAGAGGTCGGGAAGAATTATGATGATGAGGACATTCCTCTTGCAGAAAATGGACCACAAAGAGTCCATCAACGACATGCCAAAACTGCTGATTGCCAGGATGAAGAATCTCTGAAGTCTGTTTCAAAATTAGATGCTGTGAACTTACCTGGTAATTCTGAGGACGAGGTTGACGATAATGGAGATGAATGTCGCCTCTGTGGCATGGAGGGGACCTTGCTTTGCTGTGATGGATGTCCCGCTGTTTATCATTCAAGGTGTATCGGTGTGATGAAGATGTACATACCAGAAGGGGCATGGTATTGTCCAGAGTGCAAAATAAATATGACTGGGCCAACAATTGCACGAGGAACATCTCTTAAAGGGGCTGAAGTATTTGGAACGGATTTATACGGGCAGCTTTTCATGGGTACTTGCGACCACCTACTTGT GCTCAACGACAGCAGCAGTGAGTTTTGTCTTAAATACTACAATCAGAATGACATTCCTGAAGTCATCCGAGTGCTTTATGCTTCCATGCAACATAGACATGTATACTCCAGTATTTGCACAGCGATATTACAATATTGGAATATTTCAGAAAGCTTCTTACTCCCATGTTGTCCAAACGGAGTAGCTATAAGCTCAGAATATTCAAAGATAGATGAAAACACCTCTGCTGCATTACTTCCTCATGTGGTTGAAAATGACCATAAAGGTGTTAGTTTCGGTAAACCAGGAAATGGTCTAGCATTTGTTAATGGGATTTGCGATGATAATATGGTCCCATCCCTTGATGCTTCGTTGGTTACCAGTAGTCCCACTAGTGAAGCCAGTGACAATACTATAACTAAGGAGTCCCCTAGCACGGATatgaaacttcagaaggaaactGTGACGAATTCTGTTCTTACTGTTAACCACCTGTCTGATACAAATTCCCCAAATGCTGATAAAAGATCAACTGCGCCTATTCTTGCCAAGTCCTCCTCGGTAAGCAACCAATTTATTAATCAAGGGCATGCAAATGACACGGGGTTGCCTATGAATTTGTCTTTGCAAACTAAAGGTGATCAAACTGGTTTTGGAAAGAGCAAAGGAAATATAACTAATGATTTTGTGTATATGGGTTGCTCCTATAAACCTCAGTCATACATTAATTACTATATGCATGGTGATTTTGCTGCATCTGCTGCTGCTAACTTGGCCATTCTTTCTTCAGAGGATTCTAGATCAGAAGGTCACGTGACTGACTTGAGGAGAGCTACATCTGAAAACGCTAACTTGATGGAAAAAGCATTCTCACTAACAGTTTCACGCTTCGTTTGGCCAAGTTCTGACAAGAAGCTTGCGGAGGTTCCTAGAGAGAGGTGTGGCTGGTGCCTTTCTTGTAAAGCCCCTGCTTCAAGCAAGAAAGGATGCATGTTAAATCATGCTGCTATATGTGCCACCAAAAGTGCCACCAGAATCTTTTCGGGTCTTGCTCCTGTAAGGAGTGGAGAAGGAATTAGCCCTACCATCGCAACATATGTCATATATATAGAGGAAAGCTTACATGGTTTAATAGATGGGCCCTTTCTTAATGGAAACTATAGAAGGCAATGGTGTGAACAAATGGAAAGGGCCACATCATTTAATAACATAAAGCCCCTTTTACTTAAA CTAGAAGAGAACATTCGCTCAATTACTTTTTGTGGCAAATGGTTGAAGCTGACTGATGAGTGGTTGGTTGAATCTCTTACAATACAAAGTGCTACATCTATTGTTGGAACAACACGGACACGTGCATCATGCGACATATGTAGAAAACAACCTATCAAATATGCAGTTGACCCTCTCCGTGAGAACTTTGGCTGGCGGAATAGCAAATTTACCAAATCTGTGTTTCAGAAAGCTGCATTGCCAAAATTCATGGTCAGAAAAGCAGCTCGGCAAG GTGGTTCAAAGAAAATTTTGAGTATTATCTATCCTGATTCTGGTGTCTCTGAAATTCCTAAGAGAAGCCGACAGATGATTTGGAGAGCTGCCGTTCAAATGTGTAGGAATGCATCACAACTTGCACTGCAG GTCCGGTATCTGGATTTTCATATCAGATGGACTGATCTGATTCGGCCGGAATATAGCCTCCAGGATGGAAAAGTTCAAGATACTGAAGTTTCTGCTTTTAGAAATGCAAATATTTGTGACAAAAAACGTGAAGAGGGAAAAACATTATATGATATAGATTTTGGGAGCCAAAAGCATATTCCTTCTCGGGTATTGAAGAATGCTAAAATTGATCAAGGGCCAAAAGGAGGGAAGTACTGGTTTTTCGAAACACGAATTCCTTTACATATGATAAAAGAGTATGAAGTAAGCAATGAAAAAGAGCCATCTTATAAAGATAACTTGAATATTGCATCTCAATGGCACAAAAGGCGGTTGAATGCTATCTTCACGGACATATTTTCTTACCTCACTCACAAGAGAGACAATTTAGACATGCCATCATGTTCTGTATGTAAGCAGGATGTTTTTTTTAG GAATGCTCTCAAGTGCAGCACATGTAAAG GTTATTGTCATGAGGGCTGTTCAATAAATCCAACTTTCCCTACATATACAGACGTTGAGTTCTTGACCACATGCAAACAATGTTATCATACCAGATTACTTGCTCAAAAAGAGACCAATAACAAATCTCTAACCAGTCCCTTATTGTCAAAAGGACATGAACACAGCTCCTTGCCAATTTTGAAGGGACTAAAGCCTAAATGTGATAACCAAATACTGTTATCTACCAGGGCAAAGGATTGTCGATCTGACATGGAAAAAGTTGCTTCGTGTTCCTCTCTGGAATCAAAAAGTAGTCGCAAAAAATCTTGGGGTATTATATGGAAAAAGAATAACAGTGAAGATTCAGGCCTTGATTTCAGGCTAAAAAAGATAATTCTGAAGCGGCGTACAAGCTTGCCTCAATTGGAACCTGTTTGTCAGGTGTGCCAAAATCCATATAGGCCTGATCTAATGTATATAGGCTGTGAAACATGTACCA GGTGGTATCAtgctgaagctcttgaacttgaAGAGTCCAAAATATTTTCTGTGCTTGGCTTCAAATGTTGCAGGTGTCGCAAGATAAAGTCACCTGCATGTCCTTACTCCCAGGCTTCCAAGAAACAAGACTCTGGAGCAGATTCTGGTTCTGGAACACTAGCTGATGCAAGCGCAAGTGAGCCTGATACGCCGATCTTTCTTGCAGAGGAGGTTTCTAAATGCAGAACACTAGGTAACGGAAGAGCAAGTGCGCCTGATACCCCGATCTTTCCTGCAGAGGTGGTTTCTAAAAGCAGAACACTAGCTGACGCAAGAGCAAGTGAGCGTGATACTCTGATCTTTCCTGCAGAGGAGGTTTCTAAACGCAAAACACTAGATGACGCAAGAGCAAGTGAGCCTGATACGCTGATCTTTCCTGCAGAGGATGTTTTTAAACGTAGAAAACTAGCTGACACAAGAGCAAGTGAGCCTGATACCCAGATCTTTCCTGTAGAGGAGGTTTCTGAACGCAGAACACTAGCTGACGCAAGAACAA GAATTGAGTCTAACCTCGTCTCTCGGTCAGGCCTTCAGAAAATGCCAACTAGAAGCGCTTTTAAACCCGAGGGGAACAGTAATGGCTCTTTTGGAGGTGAAATTTCAACAAAGGATGAAGTGGATAATCTGCCTGCAGAGGTTTTCCCACCTTTTGTAGAACATGACTCTCTATCCGCTCACTACAATCTTCTGAATGACTCTGAAATTGTAGATAATGAATACACTGAGTTTGAATCCCTAATCGAGTCTAAACTTATGGACCTAGATTATGGGGAAACTTATGCACCCGGTGACTTGTCAGGATTTACCAAAGATTCTTGTACATTCGATGTTCCTGAAGAACTTCTTGCATCTACTAGTTTAAAGAACAACCAGGAACCTACAATTTCATCAAATCAAAATGTTCATAGTTGTACGGAATGTTCACAAACGGAACCAGCCCCGGATCTCAATTGTAAGGATTGTCCGAAGTGGATTCACAAAAAGTGTTCACGCTGGATTGAATCACCATCTATGCTtgaagaagaatggaagtgtGGTGATTGCAGGGATTGGTCGTAG
- the LOC131653573 gene encoding DDT domain-containing protein PTM-like isoform X1 codes for MKLPRKTKATELPPATEPPSATEPPPVPKRRGRPRKQRRAEDGTVTGVSKKPKPIVLIGRYVLKQFPKRARIGKVVSYKIGLYRVEFENRVSEDLDSSVIRKILLEDCEFDEDLIRRKKKLDERLLQKIDKAKEKEKKLSELRAENEKERDETGDVTDDSMDLGLEAEKRIELPTLDLPPKLQLPPSSRTIGVPDKYVSHLFSVYAFLRSFSFRLFLSPFTLDEFVGALNCRVSNTLLDAVHVSLMRALKRHLENLSAEGSKIASKCLRYSDWSLLDALTWPVFIIQYLTVNGYTKGSEWKGFYTEILCGEYYSLPASRKLMILQILCEEVLESEELKAEMNMREVLEVGKNYDDEDIPLAENGPQRVHQRHAKTADCQDEESLKSVSKLDAVNLPGNSEDEVDDNGDECRLCGMEGTLLCCDGCPAVYHSRCIGVMKMYIPEGAWYCPECKINMTGPTIARGTSLKGAEVFGTDLYGQLFMGTCDHLLVLNDSSSEFCLKYYNQNDIPEVIRVLYASMQHRHVYSSICTAILQYWNISESFLLPCCPNGVAISSEYSKIDENTSAALLPHVVENDHKGVSFGKPGNGLAFVNGICDDNMVPSLDASLVTSSPTSEASDNTITKESPSTDMKLQKETVTNSVLTVNHLSDTNSPNADKRSTAPILAKSSSVSNQFINQGHANDTGLPMNLSLQTKGDQTGFGKSKGNITNDFVYMGCSYKPQSYINYYMHGDFAASAAANLAILSSEDSRSEGHVTDLRRATSENANLMEKAFSLTVSRFVWPSSDKKLAEVPRERCGWCLSCKAPASSKKGCMLNHAAICATKSATRIFSGLAPVRSGEGISPTIATYVIYIEESLHGLIDGPFLNGNYRRQWCEQMERATSFNNIKPLLLKLEENIRSITFCGKWLKLTDEWLVESLTIQSATSIVGTTRTRASCDICRKQPIKYAVDPLRENFGWRNSKFTKSVFQKAALPKFMVRKAARQGGSKKILSIIYPDSGVSEIPKRSRQMIWRAAVQMCRNASQLALQVRYLDFHIRWTDLIRPEYSLQDGKVQDTEVSAFRNANICDKKREEGKTLYDIDFGSQKHIPSRVLKNAKIDQGPKGGKYWFFETRIPLHMIKEYEVSNEKEPSYKDNLNIASQWHKRRLNAIFTDIFSYLTHKRDNLDMPSCSVCKQDVFFRNALKCSTCKGYCHEGCSINPTFPTYTDVEFLTTCKQCYHTRLLAQKETNNKSLTSPLLSKGHEHSSLPILKGLKPKCDNQILLSTRAKDCRSDMEKVASCSSLESKSSRKKSWGIIWKKNNSEDSGLDFRLKKIILKRRTSLPQLEPVCQVCQNPYRPDLMYIGCETCTRWYHAEALELEESKIFSVLGFKCCRCRKIKSPACPYSQASKKQDSGADSGSGTLADASASEPDTPIFLAEEVSKCRTLGNGRASAPDTPIFPAEVVSKSRTLADARASERDTLIFPAEEVSKRKTLDDARASEPDTLIFPAEDVFKRRKLADTRASEPDTQIFPVEEVSERRTLADARTSEPDTPIFPAEEVSKQENNPLSFFLSNVELIAEPNFEVDAGIESNLVSRSGLQKMPTRSAFKPEGNSNGSFGGEISTKDEVDNLPAEVFPPFVEHDSLSAHYNLLNDSEIVDNEYTEFESLIESKLMDLDYGETYAPGDLSGFTKDSCTFDVPEELLASTSLKNNQEPTISSNQNVHSCTECSQTEPAPDLNCKDCPKWIHKKCSRWIESPSMLEEEWKCGDCRDWS; via the exons ATGAAGCTTCCGCGAAAAACCAAAGCGACGGAACTGCCTCCGGCGACAGAACCGCCGTCGGCGACGGAACCACCGCCGGTTCCGAAGCGGCGAGGTCGACCGCGGAAGCAGAGAAGAGCAGAGGATGGAACGGTTACGGGTGTTTCGAAGAAGCCTAAGCCGATTGTATTGATTGGACGATACGTTTTGAAGCAGTTTCCAAAACGCGCTCGAATCGGAAAAGTTGTAAGCTACAAGATTGGTTTATATAGAGTCGAGTTTGAAAACCGTGTTTCTGAGGATTTGGATAGTAGTGTTATTAGGAAGATTCTTCTGGAGGATTGTGAGTTCGATGAAGATTTGATTCGGAGGAAGAAGAAATTGGATGAAAGGTTGTTGCAGAAGATCGATAAGgcgaaggagaaggagaagaaattGTCTGAATTACGTGCGGAAAATGAAAAGGAACGAGATGAAACGGGAGATGTAACGGACGATTCCATGGATTTAGGTTTGGAAGCTGAAAAACGGATTGAATTGCCAACGTTAGACTTGCCGCCGAAGTTGCAGTTACCACCGTCTTCGAGAACTATTGGTGTACCTGATAAATATGTTTCACACCTGTTTTCAGTTTATGCATTTCTAAGATCATTCAGCTTTCGATTGTTTCTGAGTCCGTTTACTTTAGATGAATTCGTTGGTGCGCTTAACTGTCGAGTATCAAATACATTGCTTGATGCTGTTCATGTTTCTTTGATGCGTGCTTTGAAACGTCATCTGGAAAATCTTTCGGCCGAGGGCTCGAAGATTGCATCAAAATGCCTTag GTACAGTGATTGGAGCTTGCTTGATGCATTGACTTGGCCTGTTTTCATAATTCAATATTTAACAGTTAATGGATACACCAAGGGGTCTGAGTGGAAAGGATTTTATACTGAGATTTTATGTGGTGAGTATTATTCATTGCCCGCAAGTAGGAAGTTAATGATATTGCAAATTCTCTGCGAAGAGGTTTTGGAGTCCGAGGAGCTGAAAGCTGAAATGAACATGCGTGAAGTATTAGAGGTCGGGAAGAATTATGATGATGAGGACATTCCTCTTGCAGAAAATGGACCACAAAGAGTCCATCAACGACATGCCAAAACTGCTGATTGCCAGGATGAAGAATCTCTGAAGTCTGTTTCAAAATTAGATGCTGTGAACTTACCTGGTAATTCTGAGGACGAGGTTGACGATAATGGAGATGAATGTCGCCTCTGTGGCATGGAGGGGACCTTGCTTTGCTGTGATGGATGTCCCGCTGTTTATCATTCAAGGTGTATCGGTGTGATGAAGATGTACATACCAGAAGGGGCATGGTATTGTCCAGAGTGCAAAATAAATATGACTGGGCCAACAATTGCACGAGGAACATCTCTTAAAGGGGCTGAAGTATTTGGAACGGATTTATACGGGCAGCTTTTCATGGGTACTTGCGACCACCTACTTGT GCTCAACGACAGCAGCAGTGAGTTTTGTCTTAAATACTACAATCAGAATGACATTCCTGAAGTCATCCGAGTGCTTTATGCTTCCATGCAACATAGACATGTATACTCCAGTATTTGCACAGCGATATTACAATATTGGAATATTTCAGAAAGCTTCTTACTCCCATGTTGTCCAAACGGAGTAGCTATAAGCTCAGAATATTCAAAGATAGATGAAAACACCTCTGCTGCATTACTTCCTCATGTGGTTGAAAATGACCATAAAGGTGTTAGTTTCGGTAAACCAGGAAATGGTCTAGCATTTGTTAATGGGATTTGCGATGATAATATGGTCCCATCCCTTGATGCTTCGTTGGTTACCAGTAGTCCCACTAGTGAAGCCAGTGACAATACTATAACTAAGGAGTCCCCTAGCACGGATatgaaacttcagaaggaaactGTGACGAATTCTGTTCTTACTGTTAACCACCTGTCTGATACAAATTCCCCAAATGCTGATAAAAGATCAACTGCGCCTATTCTTGCCAAGTCCTCCTCGGTAAGCAACCAATTTATTAATCAAGGGCATGCAAATGACACGGGGTTGCCTATGAATTTGTCTTTGCAAACTAAAGGTGATCAAACTGGTTTTGGAAAGAGCAAAGGAAATATAACTAATGATTTTGTGTATATGGGTTGCTCCTATAAACCTCAGTCATACATTAATTACTATATGCATGGTGATTTTGCTGCATCTGCTGCTGCTAACTTGGCCATTCTTTCTTCAGAGGATTCTAGATCAGAAGGTCACGTGACTGACTTGAGGAGAGCTACATCTGAAAACGCTAACTTGATGGAAAAAGCATTCTCACTAACAGTTTCACGCTTCGTTTGGCCAAGTTCTGACAAGAAGCTTGCGGAGGTTCCTAGAGAGAGGTGTGGCTGGTGCCTTTCTTGTAAAGCCCCTGCTTCAAGCAAGAAAGGATGCATGTTAAATCATGCTGCTATATGTGCCACCAAAAGTGCCACCAGAATCTTTTCGGGTCTTGCTCCTGTAAGGAGTGGAGAAGGAATTAGCCCTACCATCGCAACATATGTCATATATATAGAGGAAAGCTTACATGGTTTAATAGATGGGCCCTTTCTTAATGGAAACTATAGAAGGCAATGGTGTGAACAAATGGAAAGGGCCACATCATTTAATAACATAAAGCCCCTTTTACTTAAA CTAGAAGAGAACATTCGCTCAATTACTTTTTGTGGCAAATGGTTGAAGCTGACTGATGAGTGGTTGGTTGAATCTCTTACAATACAAAGTGCTACATCTATTGTTGGAACAACACGGACACGTGCATCATGCGACATATGTAGAAAACAACCTATCAAATATGCAGTTGACCCTCTCCGTGAGAACTTTGGCTGGCGGAATAGCAAATTTACCAAATCTGTGTTTCAGAAAGCTGCATTGCCAAAATTCATGGTCAGAAAAGCAGCTCGGCAAG GTGGTTCAAAGAAAATTTTGAGTATTATCTATCCTGATTCTGGTGTCTCTGAAATTCCTAAGAGAAGCCGACAGATGATTTGGAGAGCTGCCGTTCAAATGTGTAGGAATGCATCACAACTTGCACTGCAG GTCCGGTATCTGGATTTTCATATCAGATGGACTGATCTGATTCGGCCGGAATATAGCCTCCAGGATGGAAAAGTTCAAGATACTGAAGTTTCTGCTTTTAGAAATGCAAATATTTGTGACAAAAAACGTGAAGAGGGAAAAACATTATATGATATAGATTTTGGGAGCCAAAAGCATATTCCTTCTCGGGTATTGAAGAATGCTAAAATTGATCAAGGGCCAAAAGGAGGGAAGTACTGGTTTTTCGAAACACGAATTCCTTTACATATGATAAAAGAGTATGAAGTAAGCAATGAAAAAGAGCCATCTTATAAAGATAACTTGAATATTGCATCTCAATGGCACAAAAGGCGGTTGAATGCTATCTTCACGGACATATTTTCTTACCTCACTCACAAGAGAGACAATTTAGACATGCCATCATGTTCTGTATGTAAGCAGGATGTTTTTTTTAG GAATGCTCTCAAGTGCAGCACATGTAAAG GTTATTGTCATGAGGGCTGTTCAATAAATCCAACTTTCCCTACATATACAGACGTTGAGTTCTTGACCACATGCAAACAATGTTATCATACCAGATTACTTGCTCAAAAAGAGACCAATAACAAATCTCTAACCAGTCCCTTATTGTCAAAAGGACATGAACACAGCTCCTTGCCAATTTTGAAGGGACTAAAGCCTAAATGTGATAACCAAATACTGTTATCTACCAGGGCAAAGGATTGTCGATCTGACATGGAAAAAGTTGCTTCGTGTTCCTCTCTGGAATCAAAAAGTAGTCGCAAAAAATCTTGGGGTATTATATGGAAAAAGAATAACAGTGAAGATTCAGGCCTTGATTTCAGGCTAAAAAAGATAATTCTGAAGCGGCGTACAAGCTTGCCTCAATTGGAACCTGTTTGTCAGGTGTGCCAAAATCCATATAGGCCTGATCTAATGTATATAGGCTGTGAAACATGTACCA GGTGGTATCAtgctgaagctcttgaacttgaAGAGTCCAAAATATTTTCTGTGCTTGGCTTCAAATGTTGCAGGTGTCGCAAGATAAAGTCACCTGCATGTCCTTACTCCCAGGCTTCCAAGAAACAAGACTCTGGAGCAGATTCTGGTTCTGGAACACTAGCTGATGCAAGCGCAAGTGAGCCTGATACGCCGATCTTTCTTGCAGAGGAGGTTTCTAAATGCAGAACACTAGGTAACGGAAGAGCAAGTGCGCCTGATACCCCGATCTTTCCTGCAGAGGTGGTTTCTAAAAGCAGAACACTAGCTGACGCAAGAGCAAGTGAGCGTGATACTCTGATCTTTCCTGCAGAGGAGGTTTCTAAACGCAAAACACTAGATGACGCAAGAGCAAGTGAGCCTGATACGCTGATCTTTCCTGCAGAGGATGTTTTTAAACGTAGAAAACTAGCTGACACAAGAGCAAGTGAGCCTGATACCCAGATCTTTCCTGTAGAGGAGGTTTCTGAACGCAGAACACTAGCTGACGCAAGAACAAGTGAGCCTGATACCCCGATCTTTCCTGCAGAGGAGGTTTCTAAACAAGAGAACAATcctctgtcattttttctttcaaatgtcgAACTGATTGCAGAACCCAACTTTGAGGTCGATGCAGGAATTGAGTCTAACCTCGTCTCTCGGTCAGGCCTTCAGAAAATGCCAACTAGAAGCGCTTTTAAACCCGAGGGGAACAGTAATGGCTCTTTTGGAGGTGAAATTTCAACAAAGGATGAAGTGGATAATCTGCCTGCAGAGGTTTTCCCACCTTTTGTAGAACATGACTCTCTATCCGCTCACTACAATCTTCTGAATGACTCTGAAATTGTAGATAATGAATACACTGAGTTTGAATCCCTAATCGAGTCTAAACTTATGGACCTAGATTATGGGGAAACTTATGCACCCGGTGACTTGTCAGGATTTACCAAAGATTCTTGTACATTCGATGTTCCTGAAGAACTTCTTGCATCTACTAGTTTAAAGAACAACCAGGAACCTACAATTTCATCAAATCAAAATGTTCATAGTTGTACGGAATGTTCACAAACGGAACCAGCCCCGGATCTCAATTGTAAGGATTGTCCGAAGTGGATTCACAAAAAGTGTTCACGCTGGATTGAATCACCATCTATGCTtgaagaagaatggaagtgtGGTGATTGCAGGGATTGGTCGTAG